A single Arcobacter sp. FWKO B DNA region contains:
- a CDS encoding response regulator transcription factor translates to MSLIRELKHFGNSLSLLVVEDEIALNAELVSVLSTFFKSVDFAFDGKEGLEKFAKNRPDIVLTDISMPKMDGIKMSQEIKNLYRGQHIVVLSAHGDTKYMIELIDIGIDQFILKPFDKNTLMYKLLKVAENIIYKKEFDKFYKDKQLQRIATIESIVDTQPLHESIVPLDDIKPVEKVTYNLSHNREDADEFMESLKNDELMWMAFKDDITELMELSAEFGEDVDNLALNGRLSEGLRTSLVHIVRRYAKIFSQLEQMAKMSDTLELLAEFLEDLDVNILDDEQNRKLKLLEYINNDITRFLQTVFVYKDSVDIYYLEDSLESSILQLKSEMFGLEVEEDEAEFF, encoded by the coding sequence GTGAGTTTGATAAGAGAACTAAAACACTTTGGCAATTCATTGTCTTTATTGGTAGTAGAAGATGAGATTGCTCTTAATGCGGAATTGGTTAGTGTATTATCAACATTTTTTAAAAGTGTTGATTTTGCTTTTGATGGTAAAGAAGGGCTTGAGAAGTTTGCAAAAAATAGACCTGATATTGTTCTTACTGATATAAGTATGCCTAAAATGGATGGTATAAAGATGTCGCAAGAGATCAAAAATCTATACAGAGGGCAACATATAGTGGTATTGTCAGCACATGGTGATACTAAGTATATGATTGAACTTATTGATATAGGAATAGATCAATTTATTTTGAAGCCTTTTGATAAAAATACTTTGATGTATAAATTATTAAAAGTAGCGGAAAATATCATTTATAAAAAAGAATTTGATAAATTCTACAAAGACAAACAACTTCAAAGAATCGCAACCATAGAAAGTATTGTAGATACACAGCCATTACACGAATCAATTGTGCCTTTAGATGATATTAAACCAGTTGAGAAAGTGACATATAATTTAAGCCATAATAGAGAAGATGCCGATGAGTTTATGGAGTCTTTAAAAAATGATGAGTTAATGTGGATGGCATTTAAAGATGATATTACTGAATTGATGGAGCTAAGTGCTGAATTTGGTGAAGATGTGGATAATTTGGCATTAAATGGAAGACTCAGTGAAGGGTTACGAACTAGCTTAGTGCATATCGTAAGAAGATATGCAAAAATATTCTCTCAGCTTGAACAAATGGCAAAGATGTCAGATACATTGGAACTTTTGGCAGAGTTTTTGGAAGATTTGGATGTAAACATATTAGATGATGAACAAAATAGAAAACTTAAATTGTTGGAATATATCAATAATGATATAACAAGGTTTTTACAAACTGTTTTTGTTTATAAAGATAGTGTTGATATCTATTATCTTGAAGATTCTCTTGAAAGTTCAATTTTACAACTAAAAAGTGAAATGTTTGGCTTAGAAGTTGAAGAAGATGAGGCAGAGTTTTTTTAG
- a CDS encoding HD-GYP domain-containing protein, whose amino-acid sequence MPYIRTKLHRISLKVLPVGTSYDYAIFYNIGNRVFRKLLDKSEIYSKEIQQKVINENIIEFYVLHEDFDKYETDMRYCLKEMLDDNNISIDTKAEVLHDMAGGIIHDILDGELNIHKIKQVDEVVNSTVNILMNDPTAIKAMLKVTSYDYYTFTHCVNVSTYAMGFGTYLKLSLDDLKLLGMSGMLHDVGKRKVPSEIINKNGKLTYEEFELVKKHPVYGVEILKNLGESNKLLLKIIYQHHEKLNGSGYPLGIEGNDIHMFSRIMAISDIFDALTTRRSYKEALKTFEAFNIMYNHMKDELDRKLVREFMIFMRK is encoded by the coding sequence ATAGAATATCATTAAAAGTCTTACCAGTTGGTACTTCTTATGATTATGCTATTTTCTATAATATAGGCAATAGGGTATTTAGAAAGCTTTTGGACAAAAGTGAGATATACTCTAAAGAGATTCAGCAAAAAGTTATTAATGAAAATATAATTGAGTTTTATGTTTTGCATGAGGATTTTGATAAATATGAAACTGATATGAGATATTGTTTAAAAGAGATGTTAGATGATAATAATATATCAATTGATACAAAAGCTGAAGTTTTACATGATATGGCTGGTGGTATTATTCATGATATATTAGATGGTGAATTAAATATTCATAAGATTAAACAAGTTGATGAAGTTGTAAATTCTACTGTAAATATTTTAATGAATGATCCTACTGCTATCAAAGCAATGCTAAAAGTTACTTCTTATGATTATTATACATTTACCCATTGTGTGAATGTATCAACATATGCTATGGGTTTTGGTACATATTTGAAGTTGAGTCTGGATGATTTGAAGCTTCTTGGAATGAGTGGTATGCTACATGATGTTGGAAAAAGAAAGGTACCATCTGAGATAATAAATAAAAATGGAAAGCTAACATATGAAGAGTTTGAGCTTGTTAAAAAACATCCTGTTTATGGTGTGGAAATACTCAAAAATCTTGGTGAAAGTAATAAGTTATTATTAAAAATAATATATCAACATCACGAAAAGCTGAATGGCTCAGGATATCCTTTGGGTATAGAGGGTAATGATATACATATGTTTTCTAGAATTATGGCGATTTCTGATATTTTTGATGCACTAACCACACGACGCTCGTATAAAGAGGCTTTAAAAACATTTGAAGCATTTAATATAATGTATAATCATATGAAAGACGAGTTAGATAGAAAACTCGTCAGAGAATTTATGATATTTATGAGAAAATAA
- a CDS encoding response regulator transcription factor has translation MLNSKQLNGLLKELTILYVEDDINSQKEVTQTLKSFCDNVMTANNGKEALDIFNTHKIKLILSDIEMPTMNGINFIKEVRKKDLMIPVIMMTAHSTNDHLINCVNLNIQAYIQKPVSFSKLKEALYKVIDYLYLTSNILVQIDSDLSYDSISGVITNKDENIKLKKKEKSLMDLLSENKNKLVTYSQIEHQVWEKYDEVMSPSALRTLVKNLRKKLPSEYLENISGLGYKLIAKM, from the coding sequence ATGTTAAACAGTAAGCAATTAAATGGATTACTCAAAGAATTGACAATTTTATATGTTGAAGATGACATAAATAGTCAAAAAGAAGTTACTCAAACACTAAAAAGTTTTTGTGATAATGTCATGACTGCAAATAATGGTAAAGAAGCTTTAGATATATTTAATACTCATAAGATTAAACTAATTTTATCAGATATAGAAATGCCAACAATGAATGGTATTAACTTTATCAAAGAAGTAAGAAAAAAAGACCTTATGATTCCAGTTATTATGATGACGGCACACAGCACTAATGATCACTTGATAAATTGTGTAAATCTAAATATACAAGCATATATACAAAAACCAGTTAGTTTTTCAAAATTAAAAGAAGCCTTATATAAGGTAATTGACTATTTATATTTAACTTCTAATATACTAGTGCAAATTGATAGTGATTTATCATACGACAGTATAAGCGGGGTCATAACAAATAAAGATGAAAATATCAAACTAAAGAAAAAAGAAAAATCTCTGATGGATTTGTTATCTGAAAATAAAAACAAGCTTGTTACATATTCACAAATTGAACATCAAGTTTGGGAAAAATATGATGAGGTAATGTCACCATCAGCCCTCAGAACACTAGTGAAAAATCTTAGGAAAAAACTACCATCTGAGTATTTGGAAAATATTTCTGGACTTGGATATAAGCTCATAGCAAAAATGTAG
- a CDS encoding chemotaxis protein CheA: MNPILQQFLIEARENLLFLDKNLELLESNDGDIVNALFRAAHTLKGSSGLAGFDCVKEITHIAEDLLDAYRSDKIIYSDQLLRTLYDMFDEVAELVDIAEESGEITFIEQERVEEFKSSRAAILDLRDDIQDKQFCEFNIIDDVIPPFGNLFLNDFQRLDFNKLSFDTKAITKEEFETGGFYIIDLDLPKETLELGNDPFYSLYLLGEENVISIYIEVDESCENIAKNPIVWSSRIIAIVYSNQNDFENAFYNFMEDVSIYPLAIKSFFKTELDLKSSDCLKPLIADIKLFLENLDIDGLIDLLQGVSKDLQKDSLEYFLINRLCYILEVNDLNTELLNEMVGYVVDVLNIDELYTEVCDHNTTEDVIIASQKEKKASKPMAKMVKIDLDDVDKMMDIVGEMLVIKNSLPYIAQALNFENIEANRRELMARYDEINRVTIQLQEKVMEMRLLSLSFIFDRYPKLIRDISKSLGKKIKYVESGGDTKLDKTIIEKLADPLIHIIRNSLDHGIESPDIREQKGKSPEGTISIKAESLGDKVYVSIEDDGKGIDVQKVVQKALEKKMVDVEALEQMSEEEKLMLVFHPGVSTMEQISELSGRGVGMDVVRQSINEVGGKISLSSTVNVGTKLVLELPMSVALSNVFHIKLGNANYALSMDSIVETVQVPKNEVEYINQQPMLKLRGVLIPLVFYYKLLSSDIDSKDSYSLVIIQTQGQKFGFVVDEFVNQLDIVQKPLAPNFKNHPFISGTSLLGNGEVLFVINPSRLYTVKEKK; this comes from the coding sequence ATGAATCCTATATTACAACAATTTTTAATAGAGGCAAGAGAAAATCTCCTGTTTTTAGATAAAAATCTTGAGCTTTTAGAAAGCAATGATGGTGATATTGTAAATGCTCTATTTAGAGCTGCACATACACTAAAGGGGAGTTCTGGACTGGCTGGATTTGACTGTGTTAAAGAAATTACACATATTGCTGAAGATTTGCTTGATGCATATAGAAGTGATAAGATAATTTATTCAGATCAGCTTTTAAGAACTTTATATGATATGTTTGACGAGGTTGCAGAGCTTGTTGATATTGCTGAAGAAAGTGGCGAGATTACTTTTATTGAGCAAGAAAGAGTTGAAGAGTTTAAGTCATCAAGGGCTGCAATTTTAGATTTGAGAGATGATATTCAAGATAAACAATTTTGTGAATTTAATATCATAGATGATGTGATACCGCCATTTGGGAATTTATTTTTAAATGATTTTCAAAGGTTAGATTTTAATAAGCTTAGTTTTGATACTAAGGCTATAACAAAAGAAGAGTTTGAAACAGGTGGTTTTTATATCATAGACCTTGATTTACCAAAAGAGACTTTAGAACTAGGTAATGACCCTTTTTATTCACTATATCTTTTGGGTGAAGAAAATGTCATTAGCATCTATATTGAGGTTGATGAGAGTTGTGAGAATATTGCAAAAAATCCAATAGTATGGAGTAGTAGAATTATTGCAATAGTATATTCAAATCAAAATGATTTTGAAAATGCTTTTTACAACTTTATGGAAGATGTGAGTATATATCCATTGGCTATAAAATCGTTTTTTAAAACAGAGCTTGATTTAAAAAGTAGTGATTGTCTAAAGCCTTTAATAGCTGATATTAAATTGTTTTTAGAGAATTTGGATATTGATGGTTTGATAGATTTATTACAAGGTGTTAGTAAAGATTTACAAAAAGATTCTTTGGAATATTTTTTAATAAATCGTTTGTGCTATATTCTTGAGGTTAATGACTTAAATACTGAGCTATTAAATGAGATGGTTGGGTATGTAGTGGATGTGTTAAATATAGATGAATTATATACTGAGGTGTGTGATCATAATACAACTGAAGATGTAATTATAGCTTCTCAGAAAGAGAAAAAAGCATCAAAACCTATGGCTAAAATGGTTAAAATTGATCTTGATGATGTTGATAAAATGATGGATATAGTTGGTGAAATGCTAGTTATTAAAAACTCATTACCTTATATTGCACAAGCTTTGAATTTTGAAAACATTGAAGCAAATAGAAGGGAGTTGATGGCAAGATATGATGAAATAAATCGTGTAACAATTCAATTACAAGAAAAAGTTATGGAGATGAGACTCCTTTCTTTGTCTTTTATATTTGATAGGTACCCTAAACTAATAAGAGATATATCTAAATCATTGGGCAAAAAAATAAAGTATGTTGAATCAGGTGGTGATACAAAGCTTGATAAAACTATTATAGAAAAACTAGCAGATCCTTTGATTCATATTATTAGAAATTCTCTTGATCATGGAATAGAATCACCTGATATAAGAGAACAAAAAGGAAAAAGTCCAGAAGGAACAATCTCAATAAAAGCAGAATCTTTAGGCGATAAAGTATATGTAAGTATTGAGGATGATGGCAAAGGGATTGATGTACAAAAAGTTGTACAAAAAGCCCTTGAGAAAAAAATGGTTGATGTTGAAGCACTAGAGCAAATGAGTGAAGAAGAAAAGCTTATGTTGGTGTTTCATCCTGGTGTTTCTACAATGGAACAAATTAGTGAGCTATCTGGTCGTGGTGTTGGCATGGATGTTGTTCGTCAAAGTATCAATGAAGTAGGTGGCAAGATTTCACTAAGTAGTACAGTAAATGTAGGTACAAAGTTGGTATTAGAGTTACCTATGAGTGTAGCTTTAAGTAATGTGTTTCATATTAAGCTTGGTAATGCAAACTACGCACTATCAATGGATAGTATTGTTGAAACTGTTCAAGTACCAAAAAATGAGGTTGAATATATAAATCAACAACCAATGCTAAAACTAAGGGGGGTATTGATCCCATTGGTATTTTATTATAAATTGCTATCAAGTGATATAGATAGCAAAGATTCGTATTCATTGGTGATAATACAAACTCAAGGGCAAAAGTTTGGTTTTGTTGTAGATGAGTTTGTCAATCAACTTGATATAGTGCAAAAACCATTAGCACCAAATTTTAAAAATCACCCTTTTATATCAGGAACATCACTTCTTGGAAATGGTGAGGTTTTATTTGTCATAAATCCATCTAGACTTTATACTGTAAAGGAGAAAAAATAA